The genomic segment tatgttatggagatgTAACACAAAAATCGGAGtaagcggtttatgaaaaagAGTACACTCTGATTTTTGTATTACAGcttcataacataaaaatatgttcAATTTAACCCTTAGAATTTAATTTACTACACGAAATTCTGTGAAAATTCCAATTTGTTCAGCggatatatttttaaagaaatcacTGCGCCATATTGTatcagccaatgaaaaacgACGTTACAAATGGTGACGTCATTTTTACGTAATGAGATGACAATCTCTCCCAGGGTTCCTTGCGCTATGCCCCATTCACCTCTGTCAACGTCTCACAAAGTACGCCAAATCGCGACGTTATGTATTGTTAtgtgcattatgacgtcacataacACAGCGGCCGGCGTATGCAAATCGTGACAATTGGCTCACAAATACCCGTCCGCGATATAAAATCCATAACgtttatgtaaatattctaACGGTCTGGTTATTTTCACGAacaattagaaatattttataaatgaacCAAACAGAAAGAAGTTAAGAAATGctttaaaaatattatcaatggtCTGAAATACGTTTTACAAGAATCTTGAAATTCTGGTGAGACGTTGACAGAGGTGAATGTAGCAGAGCGCAATGCACCCTGGGAGAGATTGATGAGATGATAACGTTATTTTTTCAGTCAAAAGAAATGCTTGTTGCAaggaaaattgaattttatatatacaaagtttaATATGATtgaaggcaaagccttggaAGAGCGCAGTTACATATGTAATCTTTTAAACTAATTAAAACAGCGTTACTCGGATTAGCATTCGTACTGTCAACTGCAGAACTGATCAAACTGATTGCCTGTATCGAAATTCTCTGGAAATAGTAGCGTCATCTTTGAcgtagactggattacctgccttagtaccaattctctccgctaggctgcgcTCATTAATACTAATTTTCGGagcgaagcctagcggagagaagaAAAACTACGGCAGGCAATCCAGTCTATCTTTGACGTTGTATTTAATGACGTCACTCATGGCAACAAACAGCGTTATCTCGTATGCGTTTTTGTTTCCGACGCAATTTCAATgcgaaaataaaaaacaaaagcaaattagtcatactttctttttttttaatttaaagcaAAAGAAATGTGGCTAAAATATTTCCATACTCcaattaagtttttttaaaagatagCAACTTCCGGTGACTTTGGTTTAAGGTTATTTCATCATTAGACTGGATTGCCTGCCGTATTTTTtctactctccgctaggcttcgctCCAAAAATACAACTACGCGAAATTCTTTGAAATTAGTATTAATGAGCGCAGTCTAGCGGAGAAAATTGGTACTAatgcaggtaatccagtctattTCACCATGAAATACTACTTCCGGTTTTGGACCATTAGACCATCTTTGTCCGTATGTATggaaagggaggcaactcttttTAGAGGTACCACTTATCAGTCATAGACAGAGCTCCGCTCGCGGCCCTTCGAGCTGCGCTCTTATAAAACTTGGTTTAGTACCCTTACCTCACCATGCTTTAAATTCATTATCAGCGTTATAGATACATAACCTTGCAAATAGTTGTAGATAACTTCTCATAAGGGCCGTTCAAGTAGCACTTAATTCCAGGTACCTACTTTCTAAACACAACTTTAAAGAGCTTTTTTGTTACTGAGAAGACGTCGTTTGAACGAAAAGTGTTCGTGcagcggacgacgacggacagaGCAAGATGGCTATCTGTCATCCTGAACCTCCGAGTCAGATGACCTTAGTGATAGGTATCAATGTATcatgaaaaagaaacaaacaatgtTTCCATACAACGTCTATCAATTATTTAATCACGCATACTaagaaattgataattaatcACATGTAAGTAATCTAACAATCAAAACATTAACACTTAAAGCTATCTAATGAAGTAGAGATTCGAATGcattatatctttttttatctatatgCATCAAAATAAGATCCACACTCAAATCCTGAAAGGTTAGCATGTAGATTGTTCCAATATTATGAACGTAATCATTCTTTATTGAGGTCCATTAAATTGGTCAAACATCTGTATCAAAGCAATCAAGAACTCATCAGCATCCCTTAGTGTTTGAATACGAGGAATTTCGTCTCTAGCCATTCCAGTTGCAAGTTCAAGAATTTGCAGCAACTCATCTTTACAACCTCGAGACGGATATTCTGTTGTGTATTCACTTGCGATTTCGTCTATGGTCTCCAAATTACAAGGAAGTGGATGAGAGCAATCAGAAGTTTCGTAGATATCAGGTTGATGGTAAAGTACATCTGGGATTCCGTGAGGTATTCGGAGTTGTCGTTGGGCTCTGATTCGGTGAGAGTTCCAGTTCAAGACGAATATATCCAATTGTTCTTGAATGATGGGTAAATAACAAAATCGTATGCATTCAATATGCAGAGGATTTGTTGTATCCAACATGCCGCTATCTCTCATGTCTTGGAATTTATTTCTCCAAAAGTCAGTGAATGTAGTTCTTAAGGTACCCCATAAACGTTCAATTCGTTGGTTACCGCTTGATCTGGCTGTAATGTAACTTCTAATGCCGTCCATTTCATCACCGTGATGCATTCGGAGACTCGTTTGCAAGTCCTTTACTAATACATTCTCGGTACCAGCATCTCCTCTTACAATGTGCGGAACCCTTCCCAGCGTGATGATGAACTTAAGATATAAGTTTGCAATTAATTTTGGATTGTTATTAGAAAATCCAGCTTTTAACCACAATATCTTTCTTGAGAATCCATCTATAGCTCCATGAATAGCAACACCAAACGGTTTAAGCTTATCATATCCATCGATGTGTACGAGGTAGTTAGGACCTTTGCTATAATATAATCTCCGTCTTAAGCAACGTCTTGATCTCAGATACACTCCTTCTACGTCCATGATGCTTAAACATGCTCTTACTGTGTTCTGAGTTACTCTTATCCCATGGACAACATTTAGTAATCTCCACATTGCTTTGTAACCTAAATTGCAAAAACCATCTCGGTGCATATCAATAATTTTCTGTATTATTATTTGTAATGGAACTTCACATGCGTGTCTCCTTAATCCAAGTCTTAATTTCATTCTTTTCAGTGTTGACGTACTTATGAGAACTCCatgaacaaacaaaagaaaaccgCATATTTCGCGTGAATTATACAAAAGTCCGAAGTAGTATCTGACTAGGTCTTCAACTTGTGCATTATCGCCTGGGTATGGAATAACAGCCTCTGACCGCATTAAACAACACAGAAATATCAGGTACTGAAAATAGAAccacattattttgatatatataagcACCTTTATAAGCTTAGTACACATACAGCTATAAATAATGCACGATATACACAAAGAAAACCTCATTTTAAGTTATGGAGATAAGCCTCAAACTGTGTAATATGTGTGAGAATGAACAGTATCCGTCAGGGCCGAGATTTGTTCATTCTCACACATATTTCACAGTTTGAGGCTTATTTCTAACTTAAAACATAGCCATCCTTTGTGTTAATATAGAACACATATACGTTTAATTTAAACCAGAAATGCAGCCTTTTGTTTATTAACTTTCTAAAACAATGCAAACTCTAGAGCAACATACTAGTAATATATGCAGGTGCATTTTGTGCAAGTTAACAAGTTTTGTTCTCATTCAATTTTTCCCTATTTTGCTTTGAAATACAGAAAATGTGACCTTTTGTTTGTTGCTTAATGCGAATACAAGGGGATTATGACGATATTACCttttactttgttatatgttactgtgttatattagaGTCACATATAAGACGGTAAAAGGTAACATTTAGAACAGTTACAGGAAAATAATTTTGCATATgtagatatttctttttttttttttaacaaatcaaGAATTTATCGATCTTCAATATAAatagacaaacaaaaacaataaagcTTAGTTATAGTAATTCACTCATATTGTTTtcatcaaatacattgtattttcattaCGTTCATGATAATAAAATCCTTGGCAAACTATGTAAATTACTTGTATCATGCATATACTTATTTGTACTGCATTAACAGTGTTGAACCTACCTTTGATAATTCCATCTTTATTATCAGCGTCGCCAACATCCAGCTATAAACTCATGCATGGACATCACCAATGATGACTGTACACGAAGGAAGTTACCAAGTGATTTCACAACAAGACAACATCATGATGTCGACTTCTTTATGTTTCAAAGACAAGTCAATTTGATCATGTCGACATGGTGTTATAACTTTTGTTATACGGGCGACTTTATTAAGTCGTCTTTATGTCTAGATCGGTACAAGTCGATTTTGCACTAAGTCGTCTGTCGACTTTCGAAACAATTATCGCGATGGTTCATCTCGACATTCTGTGTTCTTTACTGCCAAGTCGAACAAAACATATCGCCAAGTCATGATAAATGCTCGTCATGTCGTTTTATTTAAGTCAATTTAAGTAAGTTTTATCACACCAAAAGAAGGTCCAAATACGTTTCCATAGATATCAACATTCTTTTTGACGTGTTGATATTCTGTCAACGCGTACTGTAATATTCTGTCATTAAACTGTTTCCCTGAAGAACTTTCATCCGAATGCTGATGCAAGGGTGCAACTGATTGGTTAATCTGATAAAGTTAAACGCGTTAAGATTTAACGCGTAAAAATGATTATGAACGTGATAAAACTgtctttaacgcgttaaatgagAACTACGCGTTAAAATAACGCGTTAAATgtgtttaacgcgttaaagcttaacgcgttaaatgtatctcgtttttgacatgaacggcctttcatagTATGCACTCACCGACACGAAGGTGGCATTTTGTTCTGGGATATGGTAGTTTTGTCATCTTTGAACATTGATGAGATAATACAGAACATCTcacaatataccatgttataAATGCAGTTTACAGAAAACGAGATGTAGAGACTGTATTTATCACTCCAACATCCATCAGCCTACTACAAGTATTTGTCGATAGTTCGTCTATCTGGTCGGCTGCCATGGCAACATTGATGACAGTAAATATTCCTACAACTGGCAAATATAAACACACGAttagaatttaaatataaaagtaaacagtagtaaattatttaaaagataaCAACAATAATTACGATAGCAATAGTTGACGGTAGAGTCAATTCTCTCCAGAAAACTGGCTCTGGCAGCCATACTGTTAGTCCTTTAAATACATAGTAGATACAGGGAATTCGATTGGTCTgttattttagtcattttaacgcgttaaaacaaaagctacgacttttaacgcgttaaatgaaTGAAGCTGTTTATCACGTTAAATGCTAGCTAAGTAACaaatttaacgcgttaaaattcCATGGaaaacatttaacgcgttaaagcttaaTGCGTTAAAGCTTTacgcgttaaaactagttttaacgcgttaaatgttatgtttaacgcgttaaatgtgttttacgcgttaaagcttaacgcgttaaatgtatctcgtttttgacatgaacggcctttcataactcacctacatgtacatcacatgtAAACTCATGGAACTTGTCATAACAAGCACCATAATGAACCACTTGGAgaacaataacattttatacaacCTACAACACGGATTTCGTTCTTCAAGATCTTGTGAAACACAACTTACTATACATTCATCCATGACCTTGCCCAAAACgctaacacaaacacacaaacatacatgtacatcaccatCAAGGACTTTGCCAAAGCCTTTGACAAAGTACCACACGAAAGACTTCAgtacaaattaaattttatggGATTACACGGAACACACTCGCATGGATAACAGACTTCTTAACACACCGCACCCAAACAGTAGTACTTGATGGGAAACACTCAGATAAAATACTAGTAACACCAGGAATATCCCAAGGAGCCTGTTTGGGACCCATCCTCttcctcatttacataaatgATTTACCAGATTATTTTAAACACAACACCCTCAGACTATTTGCAGATGACAGCatcatttacaaaacaatacacaacatcaATGACGCGACCAAACTACAACAAGACACAGTCGCATCAGGCAAATGGGAACACGATTGGCTGATGACCTTTCACCCCGACAAATGCAATATCATATCCACATCCAACAAACGCACAAAAATTAAATACCCATACAAACTCCACAACCACACATTACAACAAGTAGATTCCAGAAAGTACTTAGGCATAACATCACAAAACAACCTAAATGGGACACgcatataaacaacatcacatcaAACGCAAACAAATCACTAGGATTTTTGAAACGGAACCTAAAAATTAACTCAGAACTTCTTTCCTCACACAATtacacaatggaacctcctcccgCTAGCAGCAGTACAGTGCACCACACTAGAAGGCTTCAAGGCACACATACCACACTCAGTCCTTGAACCCCTCATAAACAAACACTAggccaaataaaaaaaaaatccttttaacTTTGCATGAAGCCACGTACTGTTTACGCTGCCACTCATCCCATACCAGATCACTGTACGTTTGATTCTTTCAAGAGTTTTAGTCTGCCCAAAATGGCGAAAAGATGGGAGGCCGTGAGCCTTCCCGAGGAAGTCCTGTTGCATACTATTGGGAGATATGAACAATAGTTTGAGCCAGCCGGGTACCACACACTGTTTCTACATTTCACCTGCGAACGGCCTCCCCACTAATGTCGGGACTACCGGGCTAGCGAGACGCAGCTTGTGTTGTTCGGGGATCTCGTCCGACTCAAACCATGAAATGAGCGTCGCCAAATCCTTACCTTCAAGCTGCCGTTCTTTCAGATCTTCCGGTTTCAAATATTCAGTCCAGTTTGACTCTAAAGGCACCGCTACCCTTCTTAGAGATAATGGAACCACATAATCAACGTCTTCCTCAAACGTCCCTCACTTCTCCTGCGCCCGAGAGCAGTATCTACAACCCCCACAAGGTAAGGCATCCAAAGGGATATATCCGCGGTAACACTTGCGCTCCGACAGTCTGTCAGGCACACGGGAGAGACCATCTGCATTGATATGCTCTTTTCTCGGACGATGCTGGATAATCATCGCGTAGGCAGACAATTCTTCAATCCACCGCGCTAGTTGGCCCTCAATATGCTTGAAACTAAGAAGCCAAGTCAAACGGCTATGATCTGTCCTGAACGATAAAAGGTCTGCAGAGCAAGTAATGACGGAACTGTCTGGTGAAGGTCACGACTGCGAGGAGTTGTTCCTTGCGAGTGGTATAATACTTTCTCTGGCAGGGTTTCAGGACTTTGCTTGCGAATGCGATAGTTCGCTCCCTTCCCTCCTGCATTTGAGACAACTCTGCCCCTATATACCACCATCCTTCTTTCTGACTAAAACTGGTGGTGTTGCCCACTCAGAGGAACTGGGCTGATCTCAACCCGACCATAGTCTGCTGATCTCAACACGACCATAGTCTGGTGACCTAAACCCCAACGTAGTCTGATTCGGAAATAGGAAGTATTCGAAAAACAACTACTGTGCATAAAGCATAACATATCACAACAAGAGATGACAGTTGAACGACCAGACGTCTTACAAACTTTGTTGAACTAGGACGACGAAAATCTGTCTATAAGATTTTGGATCTCAGGAAATTAAAATGCAGGGCTCGGTTGAAACGCGAACTCGTACAAGGGATGGTAGCTGTACATTATAAGTTTTGAAGTTTCAGGGCAGTGGAGTATGGTCGCCGTCTGGTTACGTACGTACTAGTTTGGTTCAGTGGAGCATGTCGCCGTCTCGTTACGTACGTATTAGTTTGGTTCAGTGGAGCATGGCCACCGTCTGCTTACGTTCgtattacatgtagtttgatTTAGTGGAGTATGGTCACCGTCTGATTACGTAGGTATTAGTTTAGTTCAGTGGAGCATGTCGCCGTCTAGTTACGTACGTATTAGTTTGGTTTAATGGAGCATGTCGCCGTCTCGTTTCGTACGTAAGGGCGTGTCCCGGAAATTCGAAGAAGTAAGTAGTTGAAGTTGCTAAAAGGGAGTTAACAATTTTTTGTCCATTGAGACCCATGATATAATGATACTTTCCACCTCTATTAAAGACTTGCGTGTTCGTGAGGTTTTCTCGACAAGTTATATTTCTTCTACTTTATCAATTTTATGTAATGGATAAGAAGTTTTTCGTTTTAACAGACACGTCTGGCCTGTTTTGCAGTTGGTAGTCTCCTCTTTGTGTCAATATCGGGCAGATCATGTATGTCTAGTGACAAAGGGACTGGCCACTTTTAAAGGGACTGACGATCGGTAGATTTAAACATGACCTTGGCAAATTTAAAAAGGAAGGTTACGGTATTATATGACCAGTTACCTGTCAGTATAGAAGAGGTCAAACAGCTTATTTGCTGAATGAACTCCGGAGATTTCATCTGAAATCACAGGGGCGTGGGTGTTCAACAGAAATCATTCACAGGGGTTCGTTACAAATGATATATGAGATAggctgtatatatttatatgatatatgattaGATAATATACATGCAAGACCCATCTCATATGGTATTATACCATTTGTAACGAACCCCTGTGAGCCATTCATAAATAGCGGGCCAAAGATAGCACCGGATTCGTTATTGGTTATTGGCCAGTATTCGAtctggcagcggattcgttattcgaatcctCAATAACCAATAACGAATctgctgctaacttcagcccgctaaACAAGCTAAATGTTTACCATATCAATATAGTGTAACCATAGGTGTCCAATAACCTGTTGTTATAAGCTTTCAGGACTACCGAGAAACTTGATAGAATCTACTCCTTCCTGTTTCCAGAGTGAGAATTCAACTCTCCAGTGGACGTTTTGGCATCAagcgtcactgacgagtcatcagagtgatgtccccAGCATTGATTTATCGTCGAAATATATTATGGGGGTAAGTGCACTTTCCCAATTGATAGTGCTATGTATTGGATATTAAAACATCGACGGAATCGGTACAGTTTAAGTTAATACACTGGGTAAATCTGTGGCCAGAACATTGCTTCGGAAaactaatatgtatataaataaatcaatatccGATCTCATTTTTAGACATTTTCTCTTTACATACTTCATACATATACAAGCAAATAGTAGTGTTACCAATCGAATATAcgtataataaaaaaaaactagacATAGACCTATGTATTTCTGTATACGGAATTGCAGCTCTGTATGTCAGTATGACGTCTTCAACATCCTCCCctgtaaatgaaatataaatgtgtTAACGACACATAACCGATAGGACTATCCATCTAATGAACTTTCCGTATTAGAGAAGCAGTGTTCAGACCAAAATATGGAATAAAAAGAAACGTTTATTAATTTCTTTGACTTCTTTTAGACTATTGCCCTTTCCCAATCTTATTACTGCCATACGCACAGTTTAACAGCGAAGATAAAATTTTAAGGTAACTTTTAAGATTGTCGCCTGCACAGAGATCTAAACTTCTACAAGTAGGatgtttggtttgatttggtttcaGTATTGTTtgatgtcctattaacagccagggtaacTTAAGGATGTTAGAAATAATTACGTAATTTTACACGAAACAAGTCACCATATACTCTACTCACCT from the Pecten maximus chromosome 4, xPecMax1.1, whole genome shotgun sequence genome contains:
- the LOC117324997 gene encoding uncharacterized protein LOC117324997, yielding MLATLIIKMELSKYLIFLCCLMRSEAVIPYPGDNAQVEDLVRYYFGLLYNSREICGFLLFVHGVLISTSTLKRMKLRLGLRRHACEVPLQIIIQKIIDMHRDGFCNLGYKAMWRLLNVVHGIRVTQNTVRACLSIMDVEGVYLRSRRCLRRRLYYSKGPNYLVHIDGYDKLKPFGVAIHGAIDGFSRKILWLKAGFSNNNPKLIANLYLKFIITLGRVPHIVRGDAGTENVLVKDLQTSLRMHHGDEMDGIRSYITARSSGNQRIERLWGTLRTTFTDFWRNKFQDMRDSGMLDTTNPLHIECIRFCYLPIIQEQLDIFVLNWNSHRIRAQRQLRIPHGIPDVLYHQPDIYETSDCSHPLPCNLETIDEIASEYTTEYPSRGCKDELLQILELATGMARDEIPRIQTLRDADEFLIALIQMFDQFNGPQ